From Bos indicus isolate NIAB-ARS_2022 breed Sahiwal x Tharparkar chromosome X, NIAB-ARS_B.indTharparkar_mat_pri_1.0, whole genome shotgun sequence:
ATGCAGGCCCAGTTCTTTGTAGAGAATGCCAACGTTGCCTGTGCATTGAAGAATGTCAGCAGCAAGATTTTCAATGAGGATAATGAAAAGGTGTGTGTCAAGGGCTGACAAAGGGCAAGAGGGCAGGAGAGCGGCATGGTCTTGCTTGATCCCATGCACAGatttcctggagcttacccagCCCTTCTTGTGTTCTCTACAGATATCTATCTTTGTTGAGCCCTGTGATGCACCCGAGTCTGTGCAGAAGACACTGACATCTGAAAAGTTGGAGCAGATAAAGGTAATGCAGACTCAACACAAGCTGTGCCCTCATAGCCAGACCCACCTCTTCCCCCCACTCACCCTCAGACTCAGGCTCGCTGGACCCCATCCCTAACTCTGCAGCTCACCATGAACAAACCATACGATGCCTGCCAGCAAGCTCTTGACATCCAGAGGCTCCGCTTTGGCCCTGGTATGGCTACAGTAGTGACTGCAGGGCAGGTGAGGGTAGAGGGTCTGTCTGAGTACAGCACTCAGAGATGGTATCATGGGGAGGGCTTGGTGCTGGAGGTGTTCCAGCTGGGACCCTCTCAGCCTGTGTTTCCCTCCTTATAGTTTCCTGGAGACTTGATAACATGTGATATTGGAATGACATGGAACCGTAGAAATAGCATGGCTGCTTCCCTGCACGTCTATCCAGGGATCAGGCCCATGGTGAGGACCTAGGCCCAATGTTGGGTCCAATGGTGAGGGAGGGGGACATTGCGTAGAAGAGGCAGATGTCTCAGGTATTCTCTTTGGGGTCCTCACTCCCTTTCCTCATAGCTTTCATCTTTGTACTTGAGCAACAAGAAACCCTACTTGATGCATGGCCTGTCCACCATTATGGAGATTGCTTCCAACACCGAGAACTTGAATCTCTCCAACACTGAGGTGAGGTGGGGCACCCAGATCCTCCTTTGAAAGGAATGTGGGAGGCCTTATGGGTGGTGACAGACAAAGGAAAGTGGATTTGTAGGGAAAGGAAGGGTGTGGGTGCAGAGCCATTTGGTCCATGTGGGTGTTCCCTATAATACTAGGTGAAGATTGCAGGAGAGATGGACAAGGGTCATCAGCTGGAACCAGAAGGGATGTGTGCAGACAGAAGCGCTGTGTGCACCACCTTCCGTGATAAGTCAACCAACATGAGgtcttcctctgccttgtctctaCACCCCTATGTCTCTCtcatctctcccctcctccctccactccctTTCTGTCTTTATTCCCCTCCCTACCTCCTGAGTCCCACCTCAATCACCTCCCTGCCATAGCACCTGGTCATCCCTGAGGTGTGTCCTGACTTGACAGCATGCTGGACTCCCAAGTGAGGTAGCAAAGCCCCGGGCTCCCATCCTCCCATATCTTCTTTTCTCTACAGCCTTCACTGGgccctggaggaaggaaggaagggatggaggggaGTAAGGCCTGCAGACTGGATTTGAAGTGCCGGTCCCTGTGGCACTGCAGAAGGGAGTCAGAACAGGCTGGCTGGGAGCTACGCAGAGGAAAGGAAATGGAGGAGGAGGTTCAAGGAAGGGGTGGAGGGGACAGTCTCCCTCTTGGTCCATCCATAGAGTGGTGACCAGGGCCCTTGAATGCTAGAATACTGGGGGGGTGAGGGTGCTGTGATTACTGTAAGTGACTTGCTCCCATGAGGAGGGTCGTGTCCATAGTTtcactgacatttttcttttgtcttgatTTTGGCAGCACCCTCCTGGAGTTGTTCCCCAGGATACTAAGCTTGGTAAGTGCATTCCTTGATCAGACGCCTCTGACTGGCATTGACAGTGCCCTCAAACTACTCGGAAACCCATTAGGACCTGTCCAAGTTCCGTTTTTTAGCCTGGCCCTTAAatgtcctgggggagggggatgtACCATTCTCTGTGGGCACCTGAAAAGGCTCTGGATCTTCAGCCATGTTCTCCACAGGCTTTGGGGACCCTTGGTGATGACAGAACATGTAGTCCTGCCTCCAGCATTTCCAGGGATACTTTCTTCCCTACCCCCAGCCCATCCTGGGCCCATCCTTTTCCCTGACCATCCAGCACCACATCGGGAATGCACTGCtgacttcctcttccctcccctaggATGGCCAGGAGATACTCTCAGGTTCTAAATGTGCTGTGGAAGCCCCCAAGTGCTTACCAATGTACAAGGTGAGCACAGAGGATCCAGCAGGGTTCCAGGTGGTACAAGAGGGTGTGTCAGCCCTTGTCCTGAGGACTGTTTTAATTCCAGGGAAGTTTCTTTGGATCTGATCAGGTGAACAGTCAAATCCTGCAATTTCTTCAGCAGTAAGTACCCCTGGGAATCTGAACAAGGGGagggctgggacaggggaggcCACCCAAGCTCAGGTCTGCACATGGGAGTTTTCAAGTCTTCTTTGAGCTTCAGACCACAGAGAGAGACTCGCCTCACTTCTTCCCTCAGCTATTACGTGATCCATGACTATGGAGATCGCCAGGGACTGCTGGGCTTTTATCATGACGAGGCCTGCTTCTTCCTGACCATTCCATTCCACTCCAGGGACTCAGGCTTGTGAGTATCACAGTGTAGACTCCTCCCCCAGGCCATGTGGTTCCCCAGCAGATGCAGGCCAGCTCCTGCTGACACCTATGCTGGCCAGACCACCACCCACTGTTCCTCTGTGTCTCCTAGAAGCAGCATGTGTGCGTACTTCTTGGACAACAGGAATATGAAGACACTCAAGGACCCCAGTGAGTGTGTGGTGGGAAGAATGGGCCGGGAAGGGTGGTAAGGGGGCCAGTCATAGGGTCCGTGGCATGGCAGACATGACCTTtgctttcttcccctcccccacagacCCGCGTGTCCAGATGATGAAACACACAAAACATGACATTGTGCATGCCCTCTGTGCATTACCCAAAACTCAGCATGACTTCAGCTCCTTTGAGGTGGACATGTGTTTCCACACGGTGAGCACCTGCTCCTCGCTTGGTGGTGAGGGGCAGAAAGGCGCAGGTTGGAAAGAGGATGAGGGGTGACTGAGTACCTGGTCTCTTCCTTATCAGGAAATGATGTTctgcttctctgtcagtggggtGTTCAAGGAAGGTGAGTGTGTGTAGCCCGCTCCCCCGAGATGCTGCACTGCTCTCTCACTTGATCAGGCTCCCTCCCACCAGAACTCTTCCTTCCAGattccctcccctgccctcccctccccagccctcagtCTTCCCACAGACAACCCAGGTCTGAACTGCGTCCATGtctgccctgcccaccctgggCACTAGGGACACAGGCTGTGGAGTTTGGTGGCTCCCATACCAGATCCTTACACTGAGAACCTGGGCTACTACTTAACCTCACAGTTTCCTCATAATATCCATCTCTTCAGCACCTGAGAAAAATGCATCCCGTGAACTTGTGAAGTGGTTGTCATGGGGACATGTCACTGGGAGCAGACATCTCCTACCTTTGCCCTCCCCATTCCTGACATGCAACTCCCCATGTGAACAGATATCCCCTCAGCATGAGTGTCAAGTTAGACCCTGACTGGGGAATGACGTGGGAGCCTGTAAACACGTGAGGTTCTTAGGGGGTACTCTTGcttattgtttgttgtttgttgttgaagTGGAAGGCATTTCTCAGGGCTGTGTCTGTGCCTTCACCCGGACCTTCACCACTACTCCCACCAGCTCTTCCAGGTGAGAGCCATGTTGTGGGTGGGATGGCCCATCCAGCCTGGGCTCAGGGCCCTGGGCATGTGGATGCAGATCTTAGGCTGACTCAGTATTGTGGAAAGCCAGCAGGGAGATCCAAGGACCAGTCTAGCCTAGTGGTTAggaagagcatgggctctggaatcAGCACATGTGTTCTCTCCTTGACCCAGTGCTCACTCTCTGTGTGATCTTGGTCAAGTCTCATCATCTGTCTGTGACTCTATCTTCTGAAAATGGGGATCAGACTGTATACTCCTGTACTGTAACGTACTGAGTTACTGTTCAGGGTAAATGTGAAgttgtccctgggttggggaacagACCATCCATTGAGTGAAGCTGGTAGACAATCTCTCTGAAGGTGAGCTCTGTGcgagaggcagaggaaccaatcGAGGAGCCTGGGGACAGACACAGGAGGATATGGAAATGATCTAGTTGCTGAGTGTTAGTGGGAGAAGTCAGGGTTGGGGTGCAGTTGGTCCATTCATAAATTGTCCACACGTgcatttttcctccagtttttgtATAGTGAATGATGAGCTGTTTATAAGGGAAGCCAGCCCCAGTGAAGCTCAGCGTCTGCATTCTCCATCCCTGTGTCAGCCACCTTCATGGTCATCCTCTCCCCTGAGTAGCAGGTAACAGTGCGGGCTTTCTCCATCCAGTTTGGAATCACCTTCAATGGTCTCAGAAGTGAGTGCTGGGTTTGCGTGGACACAGGAGGGAGCTGGGATGAGTGTAGGAGTAATTAATGGGAACTTGAAGGtaaattgttttccttgtttatttcaGTTACTTTTACCCTGAACATTTCATTTTTAGTACATAGGTAGCTACTAGTTGTTTTGAGCAGGCTTGAATCATTTTTAGGAGTTTAATGAAACTTCTCCCTGTGTTAATGGACAATTGGGTGTTCAGATGTTTTTatcatgatacactctgcatgaAGTTCATTTCAGTGTATAATACACAGtatatgtgaaagagaaaaataattgttcTACAACATAACACTCTAAGATAACCCTTTTGTTTTTTATCGTCATTGTATCTTCCTGAAAGTTTGCTTATGTAGGTATATACGTatttgtgcatgtatatatatatatatatatatttctatatttatctaCAGAAAATGACATCTCAtcatgaaagagagaaaaggaaaccacagATGATATGAAGACAAAGAGAGGCTTGTGGCTGAATCGGGACCTGAAACTTGAGTAAGATTAAAAGTTAATGTGAAGGAGCCATCCCATCTCATTTTTTACCCTTAAATTTGCCCATACACTTATTTTCCTTCATAACCTCTTATTTCTATTGCTGAGTTAAGTTATATCTCAAATGGAATAGTACAAATTGtgagccaaataaatattgagtTATTACTGCATGAAAGAATGGAGCGTTGTATTTCAGTAAAATGGTagtatgttttagttttttgtccCGCATGGAGGCAGCAGATATTGGAAATTCTGGTGTGACATGGCTGGATGTTGCATGATCTGATACCTCCTGCAGTGTTGAATGGGAGACAGGTCCACaccgggagccagcacgggagttcccacccatgacaaaggtcatgcggagaggcCTGATATGCAAAGGCGAGTCAGGACTCGAGGGGCCCCCTGGAtctgcttgagcatctaccccaaaaccagaatctgttttactattttacgactttcaccaactcctctgacattaatggggggctatccccgaccacctttctctgaaggaaatcaacttaaagCTCCAGTtaattagcctcctgggcataagaggagtgtttcaatccagcccctcagatggctctctaacttccCTAACAGGTTTATCTGGACTCCTATAGCTaggcatatgattgtttacagcctcccaaccgcGAGAGGCACGGAAAGcctaagatattcaaatagtatagagcctcttggGGAGttagaaattattagaatagaactGGTGgaggatttcattgttgagccaatgcttgctgccaagtttccacatcccctgtattgtgtCCTTGggagtatattaattaatatagttggtatatagaaaaaaataagtagtggccttggtgttaacaactttagacccttaaggtaataaattctttccttgttgtaagcccactgcacctttgccctatagggaTGCAACTTTATCTATACTTTcagaggatggcgccaaactttaaaatagttactctgagaaaaaataaattttctgtctAACTAACCTTTATCAGaacaaagagtcataaaatgttaataggcctcctggccagaagatgatgtaaatcacctaaagcattTGTATACAATacgtttgcagaaaagaaagcctggtctcgataaggatcaaggattgctgactttgcatgacttTACACctcctattatcctctatgcacaccttaaggtatataagctccctttgaaaataaagctacgggccttgctcatcaggcttggtctccccgtgttgttcttgcttccctttctctccttttcttctctgttcttccttcaggatgactGAATGGAGCGTGGGGGCTCTCTGAGCCCACTTACTGCCTGGGCTTCTAacacccactcgagaaggtgcctaaggtggggcatcTTCAGCTATTTGGGAGGGTGCCTGCAGCCTCTGTGGTCAGAGCAAGTTCGGTGTCACGAACTTTATTGGTGTCCCACGTAAACCAGTCAGATcaagcctctgtctctccccttttgcTATTCTTTCGCCAAAGCTCTTCTCCTGAGGATATTCCTAGATCCAACTGGTAGGTCCAGAATTTTCCTATCAGTATATTAATATAAGGAGCAGTCCAGGAGCAGCAGTTAGGCAACACCACAGCTTGCTGCCCTGTTGCCATCTCTCACTGAAATTACCAGGTGAGTTAAAGGCAAGCCTGTCTTCCCAGTGAGGGGACTGGATTAAGGTCTGCTCAGAGGCATGATGTTGGGCAGCTCTAAGGAGCTTCTGAGTCTCCCAAGAGACTAGAAGTTATTCTGTCTAGAAGTTTGAACTCCAGCCATATCAGAGTCATTTGCATCCTTTCTAATCATATCTACCATATCATTAGGGAGAAGTGTGAGAAACGACTTTACACAGTGCCTGCCTTAGCCCCAGGCTTTCTCATTCACCCCTCAGGACAGCTCTGGGTTAGAGATGAGTCCCATTTCACAGCTATAAGCTCCTCCTCTTATAGCTTCTGTCCCCTGTCCAGATAAGTGGGAACTTGGGGTGAGGTTCTGTCCCTTGCCCTCTCTGGAGGACAATGGAGCAGCCTCCCTTTTAGACTATGGGCTAGAGAAATGGTCACTTTGCTCTCCTGTGATATAACAGGCTCAAGGGGTACTCCCTCAAAAGCCCCTACTGATGAATATAATACTGCACAGACATGTGCACATGCATTCATTACCTAAGAAAAGAATTCATTATGTTCAGTTTCATGAGGAGATGAATTAGAATTAAAACGAATTGCCAGCAtatctacgtgtgtgtgtgtgtgtgtgtgtgtgtgtatcatcgGGCTGTGTGTAggaaatgtataatatcattacTTATAAAGGCACAATATGTCAGGTAAATATGTGGAGATGACATACCTCTGAGAGAAAGACATTTCCTTCTTTACCTCAGAGTCCCCTTCCCTAGTGTGCAGGACAACTTTTGAGGATTGGGGAAAATAGAGTATCATTTTCATGTGGAAGTGCTTTAAGAATCAAGTCTGGAAGGTTCCACAGGGGGACCTTTTCAGATATCCAGAAGCAAAGAG
This genomic window contains:
- the LOC109554900 gene encoding nuclear RNA export factor 3-like codes for the protein MDRSLPSGHPMEHTDKVNSLQRRARSSGIYRRQYACWSEPVTSQQQQDRDSKESDAHMVIQGRYAPYAIPSHHWRSSFQTKDQMHVNMQTDQKPPEGTMKTNRQDETLGSWFKIIIPFGTKYDEKWLMNLIQKKCSVPFTAVEFHYEKMQAQFFVENANVACALKNVSSKIFNEDNEKISIFVEPCDAPESVQKTLTSEKLEQIKLTMNKPYDACQQALDIQRLRFGPGMATVVTAGQFPGDLITCDIGMTWNRRNSMAASLHVYPGIRPMLSSLYLSNKKPYLMHGLSTIMEIASNTENLNLSNTEVKIAGEMDKGHQLEPEGMCADRSAVCTTFRDKSTNMRSSSALSLHPYVSLISPLLPPLPFCLYSPPYLLSPTSITSLP